From Balaenoptera acutorostrata chromosome 8, mBalAcu1.1, whole genome shotgun sequence, the proteins below share one genomic window:
- the LOC103006322 gene encoding LOW QUALITY PROTEIN: 60S ribosomal protein L12-like (The sequence of the model RefSeq protein was modified relative to this genomic sequence to represent the inferred CDS: substituted 1 base at 1 genomic stop codon), translating to MPPKFDPNEIKVVYLRCTGGEVGATSALAPKIGPLGLSPKKADDDIAKATGDXKGLRITVKLTIQNRQSQIEVVPSASALIIKALKEPPRDRKKEKNIKHSGNITFDEIVNIARQMQHQSSARELSGTIKEILGTAQSVGCNVDGRHPHDIIDDINSGAVECPAS from the coding sequence ATGCCGCCTAAGTTCGACCCCAACGAGATCAAAGTCGTGTACCTGAGGTGCACCGGTGGGGAAGTCGGTGCCACGTCTGCCCTGGCCCCCAAGATTGGCCCCCTGGGTCTGTCTCCAAAAAAAGCTGATGATGACATCGCCAAGGCAACTGGTGATTGAAAGGGTCTGAGGATTACAGTGAAACTGACCATTCAGAACCGACAGTCCCAGATTGAGGTGGTACCTTCTGCCTCTGCCCTGATCATCAAAGCCCTCAAGGAACCaccaagagacagaaagaaggagaaaaacattaaGCACAGTGGAAACATCACTTTTGATGAGATTGTCAACATTGCCCGACAGATGCAGCATCAATCTTCAGCTAGAGAACTCTCTGGAACCATTAAAGAGATCCTGGGGACCGCCCAGTCTGTGGGCTGCAATGTTGATGGCCGCCACCCTCACGACATCATAGATGACATCAACAGTGGTGCAGTGGAATGCCCAGCTAGTTAA